In a genomic window of Brassica rapa cultivar Chiifu-401-42 chromosome A10, CAAS_Brap_v3.01, whole genome shotgun sequence:
- the LOC103844153 gene encoding peroxidase 3, giving the protein MRCLTTVALSLSLFLVGLVGPIQAQLQMNFYANTCPNAEKIVQDFVSNHISNAPSLAAALLRMHFHDCFVRGCDGSVLINSTSGNAEKDAAPNLTVRGFGFIEAIKAVLEAQCPGIVSCADIIALASRDAIVFTGGPNWSVPTGRRDGRISNASEALANIPPPTSNFTNLQTLFANQGLDLKDLVLLSGAHTIGVSHCSSFTNRLYNFTGRGDQDPALDSEYAANLKSRKCPSLKDNTTIVEMDPGSRKTFDLSYYQLLLKRRGLFQSDSALTTNPTTLSNINQILKGSVAGFFSEFAKSMEKMGRINVKTGSSGVVRKQCSVANS; this is encoded by the exons ATGAGGTGCTTGACAACTGTTGCTCTTTCACTCTCTCTGTTTCTTGTGGGACTGGTCGGACCAATCCAAGCTCAATTGCAAATGAACTTCTACGCCAATACTTGTCCTAACGCCGAGAAGATCGTTCAAGATTTTGTTTCAAACCACATTTCTAATGCTCCTTCTCTTGCTGCTGCTCTCTTGAGAATGCATTTCCACGATTGTTTTGTTCGG GGTTGTGATGGCTCAGTGCTTATAAACTCGACGTCAGGAAACGCGGAGAAAGACGCAGCTCCTAACTTAACGGTTAGAGGATTTGGCTTCATTGAGGCAATCAAAGCTGTGCTTGAAGCTCAATGTCCTGGAATAGTCTCTTGCGCTGATATTATCGCTCTAGCATCTCGAGACGCCATTGTTTTCACC GGAGGACCAAACTGGAGTGTTCCGACCGGAAGAAGAGATGGGAGGATATCGAACGCATCAGAGGCATTAGCCAACATTCCTCCTCCGACCAGTAACTTCACCAATCTTCAGACACTCTTTGCAAACCAAGGACTTGATCTTAAAGACCTTGTCTTACTCTCCG GGGCTCACACTATTGGTGTATCTCATTGCTCGTCTTTCACAAACCGTCTCTACAATTTCACGGGTCGTGGAGACCAAGATCCTGCCTTAGACAGCGAATACGCAGCAAATCTCAAGTCTAGGAAATGTCCTAGTCTCAAGGATAACACGACTATCGTGGAGATGGATCCAGGGAGCCGTAAGACGTTTGATCTAAGTTATTACCAGCTCCTTCTCAAGCGTAGAGGTCTGTTTCAATCAGACTCTGCTCTCACCACCAACCCCACAACGCTTTCAAATATAAACCAGATCTTGAAGGGTTCGGTGGCAGGTTTCTTCTCTGAGTTTGCCAAGTCGATGGAGAAAATGGGTCGGATAAATGTCAAGACTGGGTCATCAGGAGTGGTTAGAAAGCAATGTTCCGTTGCAAATAGTTAA